The genomic interval CCGCCCGCCCACCTTGCTGACGGCGGAGGCGAGGAACACCGCGCCGATCAGACAGCGGATCCCGAGTGCCAGATATCCCACCTGGAGTTCCTCCTCCTGTCGCGGAGCGGTCGGGCGGAGCGGGCGAGCGGGGCGGCCCGCGCGTCGTCGTCGACGGCGGGCCGCGCGCGCCGGCCGGGGCCCCGGGCCCCGGAGCGCGGGTCCGGCAGGGAAGGGCCGTGCCGTGACCCGTGCCCGGTGGGGGCGGTGCCCCCGGTCGGCGGTTCGTACGGTTCGGACCGTGCCGTGCCGGCTAGCAGTGACAGATGACCGTCGGGCAGCCGGACGAGTTGCAGCACGCGTAGCAGGGCGCGTTGTAGCCGCACTTGCCGGCGCACTGCCAGCAGGCCCCGTAGTTGCGGCAGGCCAGGATCTCCGCCGCGGCCGCGTCGATCTCGGGGACGAACCTACCGAGAAGACGACTGCCTAGTGCCGTGAGCCTTCCGTACATTGACACACACCTCACTTGATCGGGCTGGCGTCCCGTGCTTACGACGCTTGAGTTTCACGAGGTTGCGGCGGGGCGGGAAGTGCCGTTTCCAGCCGTGCGCGCGGAGCCCGCGGGCCGGTCCGGCCGGCGGGCGGGCAACCGGAAACGGCCCTTGCCGGGCACCCGCGGCGGTGGTGACGGGCCCGGCCCCGGCGGCGGTTCCGGGCGGGCCGGGTGGGTCCGGCAGCCCCCGGACCGGCACATTCCCCTCCCGAAGGTGAACCATCGCCTCCGTGCGGAGGGTGGAGGCGAAGCCATGGCCAGAGCCCTCCGTGCCCACGGTTCTCCGCCACGCCGCCCGGCGGCCGCGCCGCACCGTGGCGGTGCTTTCCGGCCGGGGCGCCAGGGGCGCGCCGCGCCCACTCGGGGACTGTTCCCTCCACCGGAAGCCGCCGGACGCCAGGGCTGGTTCAGGACATCGCCGCGCCGCCGCGGGGCGCCGTGGACACGGGCCCGGCGGGCCTCACGAGGGCGGGAACAGCGGGACGGCCGCCGTTCCCGGGCGCCGCGTAGACGCACGGGCCGTCACGCCGGCTCCGGGTTTCGAACAATCGGTCCACGGAGGGCTCGCGTCCGCGTCGCTCGCCGCCGGCCGCCGGACGGGGCCCCGGGCGCGGTACGGGCGTCAGGGCGGCGGTGACGTGGGATTCGGCCGCAGGGGCGACGTCTCCGGCGGACGGCCTCGCTCCGGCCGCCGGAGGCCGGTTCTGGACGGTCCCGGCCGCCCGGGAGGCCGGGGGCGGGCGGCGCGCCCTCGGTCACAGCTCCAGCAGCGCCTGCACGGGCAGGTGGTCACTGGGGAAACGGCCGTGCTCGGAGAAGGTGTTGATGTCCGCTCGGGACACCCGCACCGAAGGCGAGGCGAGGATCCAGTCGATGCGGTCGCCGTCCGGGACCAGCGGGCGGTAGCCGTGGAACGTGGCGTATTGCGGGCCGCGTTCGGCCGCGGTGTCCCAGGTGTCGGCCAGCGCACCGCGGTCGAGCATGGCGTCGTACACGGGGTTGCGGTGGGCGGGCACGTTGAAGTCGCCCGTCACGATGCGCGGCAGGGCCGGGTCCAGGCCGCGCAGCCGCTCGGTGAGCAGGGCCGCGGAGCGCTCCCGCGCGTACTGATGGGCGTGGTCGAGATGGGTGTTGAGGGCGTAGAGCCCGGCCCCCGTGCGCCGGTCGGTGAAGCGGACCCACGTCGCCATGCGCACCACCGTGTTGCCCCAGGTGGCCGAGCCGATCAGGGACGGCGTGGCGGAGAGCCAGAAGTGGTCGTACTCCTCGGGGACGAGCCGCTCGGTGTCGTAGAGGACGGCCACGAACTCGTCGTGGCTGCCGCCCGATCGGCCCAGCCCGACGCTTCCGTAGCGGGGGCCGAGGTCCTCGGCGAGGTCGCGCAGCTGGCCGTGGAGGCCCTCCTGGGTGCCCAGCAGGTGCGGGCGTTCGCGGCGCAGCAGGCGGCGCATGACCGGGCGGCGCTCCGACCAGGGGTGCGGGCCGGTCTCGGAGGCGTAGCGGAGGTTGAACGTCATCACGCGGAGGCCGCGTGGAGCGCCGGTGGCCGGTCCGCTGCCCACCGTGGCCGTCTCCGTGGCGGGAGCGGAGGTGGAGACGGCCCCGGCGGGGGCGGCGTGCGTGCCGGCGGCCGTGGCGCCGGTGACGGTCGCCGCCGTCACGCGCAGCGCGGTACGCCGGGTCAGCGGAGCCCCCAGCGGAAGACGTGACGTGCGCGGCGGTACGGATGCGGACACGGAACCTCCTGGGACTCGCGGGACTCCTGGTCGGAAACGGCCGCCGCTCTCAGCCCTGCTGTTCCCGCCGCTCGCTCCCCGTCTCGCGCGGCGTGAGGTCCTGGCTGCCCGTACGGGCCTCCGTGCGGTGACCGCGGGCGATGTAGTCGCGCACGACCGCCTCGACGGCGTCCTGGGGCGAGCTCACCCCCGCCAGGACCATGACCTCCACCACGAGTTCGGCGTCGAGGCTGACAGTGACCTTGGCCTTCGCCATCGGCGGGGCCCCCTTCCCGGGACGGCTGCGTCGGAGCCGGACTCTAGCAAGGGTACGGACGCCCGGCACCCGTCCCGATCCGCTCCCGCGCGCATGCCCGGACGGCGCCCCTGGCGGAGCCCGGCCGCCGGACGTCGAATAGGGTTCGGAGGGCGCGCTGTTACTCCGTACCAATGCGCGGCGCGGTGCCGGGCGGAGGAATGGGTGGGGGCCCGTCTTCCTTGTCCTGCACGGGAAATGATGTGGAACCAGGTATTTCGGATGGCCAGTTCCGTTTCGAGTTGATGCTCAGTAGGGTATGGCCTGCCGCCGTGGTGCTGGGGAGGGAATCCGGCTCAATTCGACATGGGCGGGGCAGAGTCGTCGGCAGGATCGGCAGGAGAACATGACCGCTGACTTATTCGAGGGGCAGTACGTGTGGCATCCGGCGGCCGACGACCGCCGGCTGGCGCGGGCGTGCGTCGACGTCCGGGCGGGACGCTACCTGAGCGCGCACGACGCCCTGGAGGAGACGCGGGGCGATTTCGGGCTGCGCGCCCACCGGTCGTCCGTCCTCGCGTCCGAGGCGGCCGACTCCGACCTGGCCGAGCGCTGGCTCGCCGAGGAGCCGGGCGCCGGGTCAGCCCTGCTCTGGGCCCGGGTCGCGGTGCTGCGCGCCGTCCGCGCGGCCGACACCGAGGACTCGCGCGCCCTGCCGCTGGGCCGCATCGCCGTCGCCGCCTGCGACCGGGCCGCCGAGCTGGCGCCCGAGGACCCCACCCCGTGGGTGGCGAAGCTGACCCTCGCCCGCATCCACCGGCCGCGCGACCCCGCCCCGCGCGGGCTGCTCACCGCGCCGCCCGGCCCCTGGTCGCTGTTCGCGCACATCCTCCGGCTCGACCCCTGGCACCGCGAGGCCCACCACCGCTTCCTGTCCTTCTTCTTCGCCCGCCACGGCGGTTCGGCGAACGCGGCGTGGGACGTCGCCGCCTTTCTCGGCCAGCGGGCGCCCTCCTCCTCGCCCCTGCGGCTGCTGCCGCTGGTCACCCTGGTCGAGGACTACAACCCGGCCTCACCCCTGGTGAACCACACCTGGGAACAGCCGCCCTGGCGGGCGACGGCCCTGGGCGTCTACCGGGACTGGCTGCCCCACGTGTCCGCATACCGCTTCACCCCCGTGCTGGACCTCGCCTATCTCGCGCACGCGCTGTTCATGGCGCAGTGCGAATTCGAGGCGCGGGCCGTCCTCACGGCCATGGGCCCGTACGCCTCCAGAATGCCCTGGAGCATGTTCGGCGACCCGGAGGAGCAGCTGACCAAGGTCCGGCGCATGTGCGGACTTCCGGTGCCGGGGGCCGCCTGACGGACGTCGCCCGCGCGGGTACGGTCCGCCCACTCCTGCT from Streptomyces albireticuli carries:
- a CDS encoding endonuclease/exonuclease/phosphatase family protein gives rise to the protein MSASVPPRTSRLPLGAPLTRRTALRVTAATVTGATAAGTHAAPAGAVSTSAPATETATVGSGPATGAPRGLRVMTFNLRYASETGPHPWSERRPVMRRLLRRERPHLLGTQEGLHGQLRDLAEDLGPRYGSVGLGRSGGSHDEFVAVLYDTERLVPEEYDHFWLSATPSLIGSATWGNTVVRMATWVRFTDRRTGAGLYALNTHLDHAHQYARERSAALLTERLRGLDPALPRIVTGDFNVPAHRNPVYDAMLDRGALADTWDTAAERGPQYATFHGYRPLVPDGDRIDWILASPSVRVSRADINTFSEHGRFPSDHLPVQALLEL
- a CDS encoding type II toxin-antitoxin system VapB family antitoxin produces the protein MAKAKVTVSLDAELVVEVMVLAGVSSPQDAVEAVVRDYIARGHRTEARTGSQDLTPRETGSERREQQG